A window of Halobellus sp. LT62 contains these coding sequences:
- a CDS encoding GNAT family N-acetyltransferase, giving the protein MTDNTDDIRLRPARPADAAAVRDIYAPFVRDTPATFRTEVPPVEHIEDEIREKRADDGYPWYVAVDERSGEDRILGYAYASQLRGRCAYRWAVETSIYVDPDAHRGGIGTLLYDRLLDTLREQGYCGAYAALGMPNPESEAFHERYDFERIGTFPAAGFKLGEWHDVVWYHRRLRDPEGEPDDPRPVSAVDSAFEADGPAEG; this is encoded by the coding sequence ATGACCGACAACACCGACGATATCCGGCTTCGCCCTGCCCGTCCGGCCGACGCGGCCGCCGTGCGCGACATCTACGCGCCCTTCGTCCGCGACACTCCTGCGACGTTCCGCACCGAAGTCCCCCCCGTCGAACACATCGAAGACGAGATCCGCGAGAAGCGCGCGGACGACGGGTATCCGTGGTACGTCGCCGTCGACGAGCGAAGTGGGGAGGATCGAATCCTCGGCTACGCCTATGCTAGTCAGCTCCGCGGTCGTTGCGCCTACCGCTGGGCCGTCGAGACGTCGATCTACGTCGACCCCGACGCGCACCGCGGCGGGATCGGAACGCTCCTCTACGACCGTCTGTTGGACACGCTCCGCGAGCAGGGCTACTGCGGCGCGTACGCCGCCCTCGGAATGCCGAACCCCGAGAGCGAGGCGTTCCACGAGCGCTACGACTTCGAGCGGATCGGGACGTTCCCCGCCGCCGGGTTCAAACTCGGCGAGTGGCACGACGTCGTCTGGTACCACAGACGGCTGCGCGACCCCGAGGGCGAACCCGACGACCCGCGGCCGGTCTCTGCAGTCGACAGCGCGTTTGAGGCCGACGGCCCGGCCGAGGGGTAG
- a CDS encoding helix-turn-helix transcriptional regulator, which produces MSAGAAEADLSEDEHEALELIRETGGIHQSDFWKELDISSRKGSRIAEKLAELGLIEREETVYDGHNTYHLEPAARDLDFSLLMAGDMLSPFIGEEEVNHNSDAFSQWLMNLAYEEY; this is translated from the coding sequence ATGAGCGCAGGTGCCGCCGAAGCGGACCTCTCGGAGGACGAACACGAAGCACTGGAACTCATCCGAGAGACCGGAGGGATCCACCAGAGCGACTTCTGGAAGGAGCTCGACATCTCCTCCCGAAAGGGAAGTCGAATCGCCGAGAAACTCGCAGAACTCGGCCTCATCGAACGCGAGGAGACGGTGTACGACGGGCACAACACCTACCACCTCGAACCCGCTGCGCGCGACCTCGACTTCTCGCTTTTGATGGCGGGCGATATGCTCTCGCCATTCATCGGTGAAGAGGAGGTCAACCACAACAGCGACGCGTTCTCTCAGTGGTTGATGAACCTCGCCTATGAGGAGTACTGA
- a CDS encoding NRDE family protein: MCTLTLAWRVFADAPVVVAANRDELLDRESEAPAVRDGDPKFVAPRDLEAGGTWIGYNESGIFCGVTNRWVDVPGGGERSRGLLVRDVLEAERADEARRVVESAVEADTYDGFNLVVAERGAAVRDGTGTGESGRTPRAYLFEWDGELRVRELEPGVHVVVNVGVDGENFEPESGPERGAEQAENAERVREALAPGTTEGPESWRDRAADVLADHDYGVCVHDPERRFGTRSSSLVTLFADGTSDFQFADGPPCETPFRPVEGHL; this comes from the coding sequence GTGTGCACACTGACGCTGGCTTGGCGCGTCTTCGCCGACGCCCCCGTCGTCGTCGCCGCGAACCGCGACGAACTGCTGGACCGCGAGTCGGAAGCCCCCGCCGTTCGCGACGGAGATCCGAAGTTCGTCGCCCCGCGCGACCTCGAGGCGGGCGGGACGTGGATCGGCTACAACGAATCGGGCATATTCTGCGGCGTCACGAACCGCTGGGTCGACGTCCCCGGCGGCGGTGAGCGATCCCGCGGGCTGCTCGTGCGCGACGTGCTCGAAGCGGAGCGTGCCGACGAAGCCAGACGGGTCGTCGAATCCGCTGTCGAGGCCGACACCTACGATGGGTTCAACCTCGTCGTCGCCGAGCGCGGAGCGGCGGTTCGAGACGGCACGGGGACGGGGGAGAGCGGTCGGACGCCCCGAGCCTACCTCTTCGAGTGGGACGGCGAGCTTCGGGTCCGCGAGTTGGAACCGGGCGTTCACGTCGTCGTCAACGTCGGCGTCGACGGCGAGAACTTCGAGCCCGAGAGTGGTCCCGAACGGGGGGCCGAACAGGCGGAGAACGCAGAACGGGTTCGCGAGGCGTTAGCGCCGGGGACGACGGAGGGGCCCGAGTCGTGGCGCGACCGCGCGGCCGACGTCCTCGCGGATCACGACTACGGCGTCTGCGTGCACGACCCCGAGCGGCGGTTCGGGACTCGGTCGTCGTCGCTCGTGACGCTGTTCGCCGACGGGACGTCAGACTTTCAGTTCGCCGACGGCCCGCCGTGTGAGACGCCGTTCCGACCGGTCGAAGGTCACCTTTAA
- a CDS encoding universal stress protein, translated as MYDDVLVPTDGSDGTMQALEHALDIASTRDATIHALSVMDRRLYLAAGDEQKAELKETMKADAQSAVERIAEAADEAGVDFTTAVRDGIPYREILEYADDNGVDLVVMGTHGRSGRDKLANLGSVTERVVENTDKPILVVRMTDE; from the coding sequence ATGTACGACGACGTACTCGTTCCCACCGACGGCAGCGACGGCACGATGCAGGCGCTCGAACACGCGCTCGACATCGCCTCGACGCGGGACGCGACGATTCACGCCCTTTCCGTGATGGACAGACGGCTCTATCTCGCCGCGGGCGACGAGCAGAAAGCGGAGCTGAAAGAGACGATGAAAGCGGACGCGCAGTCGGCGGTCGAGCGCATCGCCGAGGCGGCCGACGAGGCGGGCGTCGACTTCACGACCGCCGTTCGCGACGGGATCCCGTACCGCGAAATCCTCGAGTACGCCGACGACAACGGCGTCGACTTGGTCGTGATGGGGACGCACGGTCGGTCCGGTCGGGACAAACTCGCGAACCTCGGCAGCGTCACCGAGCGCGTCGTCGAGAACACCGACAAACCGATTTTAGTCGTCCGGATGACCGACGAATAG
- the purH gene encoding bifunctional phosphoribosylaminoimidazolecarboxamide formyltransferase/IMP cyclohydrolase, translated as MTKIAGLASNRGRNLRHIHDSGPGGTELAVVLSNREGAPILDAAAERGIPTEVVERESEESRESHEARILDALSSYDFDLVCLDGYMRVLTETFLDATPTTLNVHPSLLPSFPGDDAHEQVLDAGVSVTGCTVHVVTEAVDDGPVVTQESVPVYADDDLDSLKSRVLSDAEFTAYPRAVRWFAEDRLAVEERETDDGTELTVTVEGDDGGDFPERRVVSDDRRAELRYGENPHQAAAVYADAATEEASVVDAPQRNEGAKGLSYNNYNDADAALNLIKEFDEPAAAVIKHTNPAGCATADTLADAYADALATDPMSAFGGIVALNRPCDAATAEEIVDSFKEVVVAPSYTDAALDVLCAKEDLRILAVGDLADRTDRLTEKPLVGGRLVQERDLWAPTREDVEVATETEPTDEQLETMLFAWKVLKHVKSNGIVFADGTETVGVGMGQVSRVDAVKLAAMKAESDAEGKSAEGAVMASDAFFPFPDGVVEAAEAGIEAVIQPGGSVNDEDVIAACDERGIPMVFTGRRCFRHD; from the coding sequence ATGACCAAGATTGCCGGGTTGGCGAGCAATCGAGGACGGAACCTCCGACACATCCACGACAGCGGACCGGGCGGGACCGAACTGGCGGTCGTCCTCTCGAATCGCGAGGGCGCGCCGATTCTCGACGCCGCCGCCGAACGCGGTATTCCGACGGAAGTCGTCGAGCGCGAGTCCGAGGAGTCTCGGGAATCGCACGAAGCGCGCATCCTCGACGCCCTGTCGAGTTACGACTTCGATCTCGTCTGTCTAGACGGGTATATGCGCGTCCTCACGGAGACGTTTCTGGACGCGACGCCGACGACGCTGAACGTCCACCCGTCGCTGCTCCCCTCCTTTCCCGGGGACGACGCCCACGAGCAGGTGCTCGACGCTGGCGTCAGCGTCACTGGCTGTACCGTTCACGTCGTCACCGAGGCGGTCGACGACGGACCGGTCGTCACGCAGGAATCGGTGCCGGTGTACGCCGACGACGACCTCGACTCGCTGAAATCGCGCGTGCTCTCCGACGCGGAGTTCACCGCCTACCCGCGGGCAGTCCGGTGGTTCGCCGAGGACCGACTGGCCGTCGAGGAGCGCGAGACCGACGACGGAACGGAGTTGACCGTGACCGTCGAGGGCGACGACGGCGGAGACTTCCCCGAGCGCCGCGTCGTCTCCGACGACCGCCGCGCGGAGCTGCGCTACGGCGAGAACCCCCATCAGGCAGCCGCGGTGTACGCCGACGCCGCGACCGAGGAGGCGAGCGTCGTCGACGCGCCGCAGCGAAACGAGGGCGCGAAGGGCCTCTCGTACAACAACTACAACGACGCCGACGCCGCGTTGAACCTGATCAAGGAGTTCGACGAACCCGCCGCCGCGGTCATCAAACACACCAACCCGGCGGGCTGTGCGACGGCCGACACGCTCGCGGACGCCTACGCCGACGCGCTCGCGACGGATCCCATGAGCGCCTTTGGAGGTATTGTCGCACTAAACCGCCCTTGCGACGCGGCCACGGCCGAGGAGATCGTCGACTCGTTCAAGGAAGTCGTCGTCGCGCCGAGCTACACGGACGCCGCGCTCGACGTCCTCTGCGCGAAGGAGGACCTCCGCATCCTCGCCGTCGGCGACCTCGCCGATCGGACTGACCGACTGACGGAGAAGCCGCTCGTCGGTGGCAGACTCGTTCAAGAGCGCGACCTCTGGGCACCGACCCGCGAGGACGTCGAAGTCGCCACAGAGACCGAGCCGACCGACGAACAGCTGGAGACGATGCTGTTCGCCTGGAAGGTGCTCAAGCACGTCAAATCGAACGGCATCGTCTTCGCCGACGGCACCGAGACCGTCGGCGTCGGAATGGGCCAAGTGTCGCGCGTCGACGCCGTCAAACTGGCCGCGATGAAGGCCGAATCCGATGCCGAAGGCAAGAGCGCCGAGGGGGCCGTGATGGCCTCGGACGCCTTCTTCCCGTTCCCCGACGGCGTCGTGGAGGCCGCAGAAGCGGGCATCGAGGCGGTCATCCAGCCCGGCGGGTCCGTCAACGACGAGGACGTGATCGCCGCCTGCGACGAGCGCGGGATTCCGATGGTGTTCACCGGGCGGCGGTGTTTCAGACACGATTGA
- the purB gene encoding adenylosuccinate lyase produces the protein MDDLSRSDPLAAVSPLDGRYAGRTEPLVPYASEAALMRGRLRVEVEYLLALDDLDATPLSLSEAERDELRAVVDGFDGDDARLIKRLETEGAAGYSATNHDVKAVEYFLRTETDERIHPWIHFGLTSEDVNNLAHRLLVKPAVEEVLLPALAAVRDELVDLAHEHRDTPMMARTHGQPATPTTFGKEMAVYAARLGTTMGRVDDATGDISGKLAGASGTYAAHVAAYPDVDWRAFSHSFVADLGLEHAALTTQVNPCDDLAALFDALRGVNNVLVDLDRDVWLYVSNRYLGQEADAGETGSSTMPHKVNPIDFENSEGNLSKANSDLTFLADYITTSRLQRDLSDSTVKRNIGAAFAHCLIGYGKTEAGLGKVVPNENVMREELDAHPELIGEAVQTILRREGDTDAYERVKTLTRGQNVTLEDFRDLFADLDVDDAVKTELRALSPATYVGLGDDLVDELDADLGE, from the coding sequence ATGGACGATCTCTCTCGCTCCGACCCACTCGCCGCGGTGTCGCCACTCGACGGGCGATACGCCGGCCGAACCGAACCGCTCGTCCCCTACGCCAGCGAGGCGGCGCTGATGCGGGGGCGACTGCGCGTCGAGGTCGAGTACCTGCTCGCGCTGGACGACCTCGACGCGACGCCGCTGTCGCTCTCCGAGGCCGAGCGCGACGAACTCCGCGCCGTCGTCGACGGCTTCGACGGCGACGACGCGCGGCTCATAAAGCGCCTCGAAACTGAGGGCGCGGCGGGCTACAGCGCGACCAACCACGACGTGAAGGCCGTCGAGTACTTCCTGCGCACGGAGACCGACGAGCGGATTCACCCGTGGATCCACTTCGGGTTGACCTCCGAGGACGTGAACAACCTCGCGCACCGACTGCTCGTGAAGCCGGCCGTCGAGGAGGTGCTGTTGCCCGCGCTCGCGGCCGTCAGAGACGAACTCGTCGACCTCGCCCACGAGCACCGCGACACGCCGATGATGGCGCGGACGCACGGCCAGCCCGCGACGCCGACGACGTTCGGCAAGGAGATGGCCGTCTACGCCGCCCGTCTCGGGACGACGATGGGACGCGTCGACGACGCCACGGGCGATATCTCCGGCAAACTCGCGGGCGCGTCCGGAACCTACGCCGCGCACGTCGCCGCCTATCCCGACGTCGACTGGCGGGCGTTCTCCCACTCGTTCGTCGCCGACTTGGGGCTGGAACACGCCGCGCTCACGACGCAGGTGAACCCCTGCGACGACCTCGCGGCGCTGTTCGACGCGCTCCGCGGCGTCAACAACGTGCTCGTCGACCTCGATCGCGACGTCTGGCTCTACGTCTCGAACCGTTACTTGGGACAGGAGGCCGACGCGGGCGAGACCGGTTCCTCGACGATGCCGCACAAGGTGAACCCGATCGACTTCGAGAACTCGGAAGGGAACCTCTCGAAGGCCAACTCCGATCTGACGTTCCTCGCGGACTACATCACTACCTCGCGACTCCAGCGGGACCTCTCGGACTCCACCGTCAAGCGGAACATCGGCGCGGCGTTCGCACACTGTCTCATCGGCTACGGGAAGACCGAGGCCGGACTCGGGAAGGTCGTCCCGAACGAGAACGTGATGCGCGAGGAACTCGACGCCCACCCCGAACTGATCGGCGAGGCCGTCCAGACGATTCTCCGGCGCGAGGGCGACACCGATGCGTACGAGCGCGTCAAAACACTCACGCGCGGACAGAACGTCACACTCGAAGACTTCCGCGATCTCTTCGCGGACCTCGACGTCGACGATGCGGTGAAAACGGAACTCCGCGCGCTTTCCCCGGCGACCTACGTCGGTCTGGGCGACGACCTCGTCGATGAACTCGACGCCGACCTCGGTGAGTGA
- a CDS encoding glucose 1-dehydrogenase, with amino-acid sequence MQAIAVERGTNRPVLVDIARPDRAPGEALVRTLRVGVDGTDHEVIAGGHGGFPDGEDRLVLGHEAVGVVEDSGDTRFSRGDVVVPTVRRPPGETNEYFERGEADMAPSGAYYERGIEGAHGFMAEYFTSPEECLVSVPRSIADIGFLIEPLSVAEKALELAAASRSSFGWTPESALVLGNGSLGLLALALLDERADYDRLYCLGRRDRPDPTIDVIEGLGATYVDSRRTPLPDVADAHEPMDLVFEATGYAKHAFETIEALAPNGVGALLGVPGPWEFEIDGGDLHREFVLHNKALVGSVNSNVRHFEAAAATLDRLPAWFTDAMVSGVYGFDDFEAAFDDDDTTIKTAVQFSAYEERR; translated from the coding sequence ATGCAGGCCATCGCAGTCGAGCGCGGGACGAACCGGCCGGTTCTCGTGGATATCGCGCGACCGGACCGCGCACCCGGTGAGGCGCTCGTCCGCACGCTTCGGGTCGGCGTCGACGGGACCGACCACGAGGTAATCGCCGGCGGCCACGGTGGCTTTCCCGACGGCGAAGACCGGCTCGTTCTCGGCCACGAGGCCGTCGGCGTCGTCGAGGACTCCGGAGACACCCGGTTCTCTCGGGGCGACGTCGTCGTTCCGACGGTCCGTCGCCCGCCCGGGGAGACGAACGAGTACTTCGAGCGCGGCGAGGCCGATATGGCTCCGTCTGGTGCGTACTACGAACGTGGCATCGAGGGCGCACACGGGTTTATGGCCGAGTACTTCACGAGTCCCGAGGAGTGTCTCGTTTCCGTCCCCCGTTCGATCGCCGACATCGGCTTCCTCATCGAGCCGCTCTCGGTCGCCGAGAAGGCGCTCGAACTCGCCGCCGCGTCGCGGTCGTCGTTCGGGTGGACCCCCGAATCCGCGCTCGTACTCGGCAACGGCAGTCTCGGGCTGCTCGCGCTCGCACTGCTCGATGAGCGCGCCGACTACGACCGACTCTACTGTCTCGGCCGCCGCGACCGACCCGATCCGACGATCGACGTAATCGAGGGGTTGGGCGCGACGTACGTCGACTCTCGGCGGACGCCGCTTCCGGACGTCGCCGACGCGCACGAGCCGATGGACTTGGTTTTCGAGGCGACCGGCTACGCGAAACACGCCTTCGAGACGATCGAGGCGCTCGCGCCCAACGGCGTCGGCGCGCTGCTCGGTGTCCCCGGCCCGTGGGAGTTCGAGATCGACGGCGGCGATCTCCACCGGGAGTTCGTGTTGCACAACAAGGCGCTCGTCGGCAGCGTCAACTCGAACGTCCGGCACTTCGAGGCGGCCGCGGCGACGCTCGATCGCCTTCCGGCGTGGTTCACCGACGCGATGGTCTCCGGCGTGTACGGTTTCGACGACTTCGAGGCGGCGTTCGACGACGACGACACCACTATAAAAACTGCCGTCCAATTCAGCGCGTATGAAGAACGTCGATGA
- the gfcR gene encoding transcriptional regulator GfcR has translation MKNVDDLISSAAELAERGLSKGEIADELNVSRETASWLVERSGTDSHEPDPQPVTPNSNDSSGPHDIHVDWSAVGRDSRRLAHIGRAMADLLVKEGEEVDLTIGIEKAGAPLATVVSTELDTDLGSYAPAKHQWEEGDIEELGGSFSRNFAQIRDRECYVVDDTITSGTTMKETIESIREEGGEPVACVVIVDKQGVDELDGVPVHSLIDVVRVGSE, from the coding sequence ATGAAGAACGTCGATGACCTCATTTCGAGTGCGGCGGAACTCGCCGAGCGGGGCCTATCGAAGGGCGAGATCGCCGACGAGTTGAACGTCTCCCGCGAGACGGCGAGCTGGCTCGTCGAACGAAGCGGCACTGACAGCCACGAACCCGACCCCCAGCCGGTCACGCCGAACAGCAACGACAGCAGCGGTCCGCACGACATCCACGTCGACTGGAGCGCCGTCGGACGCGACTCGCGACGGCTCGCGCACATCGGGCGCGCGATGGCCGACCTGCTCGTGAAGGAGGGCGAGGAAGTCGACCTCACGATCGGAATCGAGAAAGCGGGCGCGCCGCTCGCGACCGTCGTCTCGACCGAGCTCGATACCGACCTCGGGTCGTACGCGCCCGCGAAGCACCAGTGGGAGGAGGGCGATATCGAGGAGCTCGGGGGGTCGTTCTCGCGGAACTTCGCACAGATCCGCGACAGAGAGTGCTACGTCGTCGACGACACGATCACCTCGGGAACGACGATGAAAGAGACGATCGAGTCGATCCGCGAGGAGGGCGGCGAGCCGGTCGCCTGCGTCGTCATCGTCGACAAGCAGGGCGTCGACGAGCTCGACGGCGTGCCGGTGCACTCGCTGATCGACGTCGTCCGCGTCGGCAGCGAGTAA
- a CDS encoding glutaredoxin family protein: MTFQPGTDLSEEEVQERVDDAIESNDVVLFMKGNRLMPQCGYSQRAVNLISQYVEEFETIDVLPALDQYRGALEAHSGWETIPQTYVDGEFVGGSDILAELDERGELEATLQG; this comes from the coding sequence ATGACGTTCCAACCCGGCACGGATCTGAGCGAAGAGGAGGTACAGGAACGAGTCGACGACGCGATCGAGTCGAACGACGTCGTCCTCTTTATGAAGGGGAACCGACTGATGCCGCAGTGCGGCTACTCACAGCGCGCGGTGAATCTCATCTCCCAGTACGTCGAGGAGTTCGAGACGATCGACGTGTTGCCCGCGCTCGATCAGTACCGCGGCGCGCTCGAGGCCCACAGCGGCTGGGAGACCATCCCGCAGACGTACGTCGACGGCGAGTTCGTCGGCGGTAGCGACATCCTCGCGGAGCTCGACGAGCGCGGTGAGTTGGAAGCGACGCTGCAGGGCTAA
- a CDS encoding DUF7110 family protein, translated as MSGRVYRLHSTLELPLEEVEEYLNGDPDLPPEVTDVEVTRRNNTLILKAVAAEDNLSKYTPTAQLKASITENRVYEEEPPRAGAPRWDEEEEEIPSELVEFACFKGDRETVLQNTALQYPMFLVLREIALLAEKGTLTAITEIDGELTAHRIVEGEERPASIEVVENPSKNDNGSNGVNWRDNKFISD; from the coding sequence ATGTCAGGCCGCGTATACCGACTTCACTCGACACTGGAACTGCCCCTCGAAGAGGTCGAAGAGTACCTGAACGGTGACCCGGACCTGCCGCCCGAGGTCACGGACGTCGAGGTGACCCGTCGGAACAACACGCTCATTCTGAAGGCCGTCGCGGCCGAGGACAACCTGAGCAAGTACACTCCGACGGCGCAGTTGAAAGCCAGTATCACGGAGAACCGCGTGTACGAAGAGGAACCGCCGCGCGCGGGCGCACCGCGCTGGGACGAAGAAGAGGAGGAAATCCCCTCCGAACTCGTCGAGTTCGCCTGTTTCAAGGGCGACCGCGAGACGGTGTTACAGAACACCGCGCTGCAGTACCCGATGTTTCTCGTCCTGCGCGAGATCGCTCTCCTCGCCGAGAAGGGCACGCTCACCGCGATCACCGAGATCGACGGCGAACTCACCGCCCACCGCATCGTCGAGGGCGAAGAGCGTCCCGCGAGCATCGAAGTCGTCGAGAACCCCTCGAAGAACGATAACGGCTCGAACGGCGTGAACTGGCGCGATAATAAATTCATCTCGGACTGA